DNA sequence from the Streptomyces sp. CA-210063 genome:
CTGGACCGGCTCTCGCAGCAGATCGAGACCCGGCTTGAGACCGAACTGAGCGCGCTGCGGACCGTGCGGGAGACCCTCGTGCGCGAGGACGCCAAGGCCAAGGCCAAGAACGTGGCAGCGGGCAAGAAGTCCTCGTCATGGTGGTGACCACGGACCGCCACCGCTGCCCGGCCGCGCACCCCGACGACCCGACCCTCTGCGTGGGGCCGCCCGTGGTGACTGTGCTGGACGCGGGCAACGCTGGCGCGGCCGGGTGCGAGCACCACGGCGCCCGGCTGCTGGCGTCCTTGGAAGGGGGCCGCGTCTACGCCCTGCCCGACGCCCCGGCCGGCGCCGCAATCCGGGTCTTCAAGGCCGCTGACGACATCCGCCCGTTCTGCTGGATCGACGGCCCGCGTACCGAGCCGTCCCAGCTCAGCCGTGCCGAGAACCGCGCCCGGCACCAGCACTGACCTCCCCGAACCTTCCCCCCTTTGCTGTGCCCCCGGACCGCTGGCCCGGGGGCAGTCAGGAGTACCTGCGTCATGTCCGAACCCGCCATCGAGAACGCCCCGATGGGTACCGTTCACCGCCTCGACGACCACCGCACCGGCACCACGACCCTGGTCGTCGACCTCGCCAAGCCCACCCCCGACACCGCTTCCGCCGCCCCGGCCGTAGAACCGGCTCCGGAGGGGGAGGCAGTTGACCGACCCGGCAACCCGCTCGCCGACTGGCTGACCGTCCCCGACGCACCCGTGCTGCCCGCGTGGGCCCGCTCGCGGGACTCCGTCATCGCCAACGTCCAGGCGCTCGGTCGGCTGACCTGGTGGCACACCCGCTACCACGGGTTCCGCACCCCGAAGTACCTGGTCAAGACCATACTGTTGGCCGTGCGAGGTTTCTTCCGGGCGGCGGCCGGTCTGTGGCCGACGCTGTCCGCGCAGGACCACAGCGCCGCCGTGAAGGCGCTGCGGGCGCAGGTCAAGGCCCGGCCCGAGGACGTCGACCTCGCGGCCCGGTTGCAGATGGCGCACTACGCCCGTACCCAGACCCGCCGTTGGCGCTTCGGGGCCGCCGCTGTCGCGGTCGCCACCGCCGCGCTCGGCATCGCGCTCGCACCTCCGCTGTTCCAGGCCGGCATCGCCGCCGCCGTGGTCACGCCGCTCGCCTACCTGGGACGCGGCAAGGAAACCCACCTGTTGGACCAGGGTGCGCCGCCGTTGAAAGTGGACATGTCCGCGCAGCAGCTCAACGACGCGCTGCGCGCCGCCGGCCTCCTGAAAAGCGGCAGCGGCAAGGACGACAAAGATCTTCCGAAGGTGTCGTGCACGATGGGCCCGGTCCGGGATGGCCGTGGCTGGGCCGTGATCTTCGACCTGCCGCGCGGCGGCGGCAAGACCGCCTCCGACGTGCTGGCCAAGCGGGAGGTCATCGCGCAGGAACTCGGGGTCGACGAGATCCAGGTCATCATGTCCCGCGTCCGCGCGGCCAAGGGCGGCAACGCTGGCCGCGTCTCGATGTGGGTGGCCGACGATGACCCCTACCTCGGACCGCTCAACCCGTCGCCGTTGGAGAAGGCGGAGAAGTTCTCCATCTGGGACGCGGTGCCCTTCGGGCAGGACGCCCGGGGCAACCGTATCGACGTGCCGGTCATGTGGCAGTCGATGTTCTTCGGTGGCCTGCCCCGCCGGGGCAAGACGTTCTCCCAGCGCCTCCTGACAGCGGCCGGCCTGCTGGACGCGTACGTGCGCCACTACGTCGCGGACGGCAAGGGCGGCGCCGACTGGATGCCCATGAAGCTGGTCGCCCACCGCCTGGTCCTGGGTGCCGAGGATGACGCGATCGAAGCGCTCAAGGCCATGCTGCGAGAACTGCTCACGGAGATGGAGCGGCGGTTCGCGCTGCTGCGGGACCTGCCCACCTCGGTGTGCCCCGAGGGCAAGCTGACCCCGGCCATCATGGTCAAGTACAACCTGCCGGTCATCTTCGTGACCATCGACGAGTTGCAGGAGTACTTCACCGCGATGGAGCGCGAGGACCGCGAGCAGGTCATCAACGACCTGTGCCGCGTCGCCCGCCGGGGCCCGGCCGCCGGGTTCATCTCCAACTTCGCCTCCCAGCGCCCCGACGCCGAGTCGGTGCCGGCGAAGCTGCGGGAGATCATCACCATCCGCTACTCGACGCAGGTCGTCGACCGCACCAGCTCCGACATGGTGCTCGGCAAGGGCAAGGCCGCTCAGGGCG
Encoded proteins:
- a CDS encoding cell division protein FtsK gives rise to the protein MSEPAIENAPMGTVHRLDDHRTGTTTLVVDLAKPTPDTASAAPAVEPAPEGEAVDRPGNPLADWLTVPDAPVLPAWARSRDSVIANVQALGRLTWWHTRYHGFRTPKYLVKTILLAVRGFFRAAAGLWPTLSAQDHSAAVKALRAQVKARPEDVDLAARLQMAHYARTQTRRWRFGAAAVAVATAALGIALAPPLFQAGIAAAVVTPLAYLGRGKETHLLDQGAPPLKVDMSAQQLNDALRAAGLLKSGSGKDDKDLPKVSCTMGPVRDGRGWAVIFDLPRGGGKTASDVLAKREVIAQELGVDEIQVIMSRVRAAKGGNAGRVSMWVADDDPYLGPLNPSPLEKAEKFSIWDAVPFGQDARGNRIDVPVMWQSMFFGGLPRRGKTFSQRLLTAAGLLDAYVRHYVADGKGGADWMPMKLVAHRLVLGAEDDAIEALKAMLRELLTEMERRFALLRDLPTSVCPEGKLTPAIMVKYNLPVIFVTIDELQEYFTAMEREDREQVINDLCRVARRGPAAGFISNFASQRPDAESVPAKLREIITIRYSTQVVDRTSSDMVLGKGKAAQGADASVLSEDHKGVGVLVTGPASYVTVRADYLDGTGFAALCRKGRTLREAAGQLTGDAAGDVTAAADAAGLTVPAIVSDALEVMRHSPRMFTTDLLAGLVNLDEDVYGDFNAERLASELESAGVKRTSKQVKISGTNGAGYQRRDIEAAVPAEVLLSVGR